The genomic region GGCAGACTTTTCTACGTCTTTTGTCGCCAAAATCAGCCATGTTATTTTTCCTTCTTCAATTCTTATCTCAAATCCGTTACCAAAGCCAGCTGGAAAGTTTACTAATCCAGCGGCCTCATCGTCTGACTATCGGTCGTCCCGGTTTCTTGGGCCGCGACGATCATCGTCTCTATCATATCGCCCGCGTCCACCGCCGCCGCCATATCCGCCGCGATCATGCGACGATTCACGGTGGAATTGACCGGAGCGATGAGGCTCGGCCCGCTCCTGAGCTTCAAGAGCCGATGCAAAAGCAATCTGCTGCTCTTTGACCTTCTCTGGGTCTCCCGTGAAAAGGATAGTCAGATGACGCATATAGGAATCGTCAAGTTTGTAATGCCGTTCAATTAGCGGCAGTACCGATGTCGGAGCTTGAAAGACCAAACTTGTGTAATAGCCTTGTGACAGCTTATTAATTTGGAATGACAGCCGTCGGCTCCCGATTCGGTCTTCAATAACAACCTTACCACCATTACCAGTTATTATTCCTATAATGGCTTTGATTTGCCGGTCGATGGTTGTGTCATCGGTTTGGGGATTGAGAATAAAGGTAGTCTCGTACAGTCGCACTAAGAATCCTCCCTACGGACGTTGGTTTACTTCAAACGGCCCAGCCGTGGATCAGTGATTTTCAGGCTGAGCAGGGTTACTGTTCAATTGTAACATCACCTTATGCAAGGGATGTTCGGTGGCCAATATAACTGCCTGGGCGGCCATGTCAACCATTTTGGCGGCATTTTCTGTCTCAGAATCAAGAAATCGGCCTAAAACAAAGTCTACTACAGAGATAGTCTCAGGAAGCGGGCCAATCCCGAGCCGAAGTCGTGCGAAATTTTCATGACCCAGAGTCTGGATAATTGACCGGAGCCCGTTATGACCACCATCGGAACCGCTTGTCCTGAGACGAACCTGACCGAGCGGAAGGTTGAAATCATCAAGAACAATAAGCGTATCTTTGATTGATAGTTGAAAATTATCCAACAGATCGCTAACAGCATGCCCCGAGAGGTTAACGAGTGTGGTCGGTTTGGCAAGGACTATCTCTTTGTCAGAGAGCAGTTTGATGAAGACATCGACTGACGATAGATTTGTCTGTTTTGCAGCACCCGGGGCTTGGAGGAGTTTATCAATGACAGAAAATCCAAGGTTGTGGCGGGTGCGCGCGTACTTTGGGCCTACGTTGCCCAAGCCAATTACAAGTGAGATCATGAAGGAAAAATAGC from Candidatus Zixiibacteriota bacterium harbors:
- the rpsF gene encoding 30S ribosomal protein S6 codes for the protein MRLYETTFILNPQTDDTTIDRQIKAIIGIITGNGGKVVIEDRIGSRRLSFQINKLSQGYYTSLVFQAPTSVLPLIERHYKLDDSYMRHLTILFTGDPEKVKEQQIAFASALEAQERAEPHRSGQFHRESSHDRGGYGGGGGRGRYDRDDDRRGPRNRDDR
- the pth gene encoding aminoacyl-tRNA hydrolase, with translation MISLVIGLGNVGPKYARTRHNLGFSVIDKLLQAPGAAKQTNLSSVDVFIKLLSDKEIVLAKPTTLVNLSGHAVSDLLDNFQLSIKDTLIVLDDFNLPLGQVRLRTSGSDGGHNGLRSIIQTLGHENFARLRLGIGPLPETISVVDFVLGRFLDSETENAAKMVDMAAQAVILATEHPLHKVMLQLNSNPAQPENH